The bacterium sequence ACACATAAAACCACCATATATTATGAGAAAAGGAACTATCGGAGCACGATACCTTCCATGAATTACCATAATTATTACTGAAAAACTATATCCTATAATAAATAAATTAAGTAATAATGTTTTTTTTAACAGCCGCTTAAAAGAAAAGAGTATTCCATATAGGCCCAATATAGATATAATGTCAAAATTAAATATAAATGGAGCTTTTAATAAAGGAGAAAAGAGTCTTCCCTGAAAGTACCATACTTGGTGTGGAACATCCCATTTCCCCCAAAATAAATATATCTTCGTCCCAAGTAGACAGAGATAATCTATTGGTTTTTCCCTAATAAATTTTAATACATCTCTGATATAGAATTTCTCACCCTCTTCTTTTATCTTCTTTTCCAGACTAATCAAATCTTCATAACTACTAAAATAACCTAAAGAATCTTCATGATTACCTATCCAAAAATTAAAAGGACCACTTGTTGTGATTAAAACAAATCTTCCTGAATCAATGTAATTCTTAATAGTAATTGGAGAAATAGTAGCAAAACAGGCTAAAAGAACAATAGCACATCTTTGTAATCTTCTTTTTATTACTTCCTCTTTCAACTCTAATAATATCCATAAAAGAACAAATGGAAGAAAAAGAATAGTATTAGGTTGAGAAAGAGTCGCCAGTCCTAATAACATACCTCCAATGATAAATCTTTTATTTGATTTTCTCTCCCTTGCTTGAAGAAAAAACCAAACAGAAGTAACACATAAAAATGTAGTTAAACTTATTGATAAAAGTACTCCTTCATAATATATAAGATACCCACATAAGGCATAAAGCAAAAGAGAAATTATCGCTACTTTTTTATTGAATATTGTTTTAGCGATAAAATATGTTACTAAACCAGCAATAATTCCTAATAGTACTTGAATTAGTCTTATTGTAAATAGGTTATGTCCAAATAGATAATAATTTAAGGCTAAGAAATAATAATATAAAGGATTATAATAAAATGGCCCTTTTATAGGATTACCATTAAGTATCTCCAGAGCAGCTTTATCATACATACCCATATCTGTTCCTGCATCAGGGGAGTAAAATTCAGGATAATTACTTTGCATTTGCAAAA is a genomic window containing:
- a CDS encoding glycosyltransferase family 39 protein codes for the protein MGKKKKKIKKINQKIIIKDSLKNRLFKRENYIIASILVLAFVLRLIHLLQMQSNYPEFYSPDAGTDMGMYDKAALEILNGNPIKGPFYYNPLYYYFLALNYYLFGHNLFTIRLIQVLLGIIAGLVTYFIAKTIFNKKVAIISLLLYALCGYLIYYEGVLLSISLTTFLCVTSVWFFLQARERKSNKRFIIGGMLLGLATLSQPNTILFLPFVLLWILLELKEEVIKRRLQRCAIVLLACFATISPITIKNYIDSGRFVLITTSGPFNFWIGNHEDSLGYFSSYEDLISLEKKIKEEGEKFYIRDVLKFIREKPIDYLCLLGTKIYLFWGKWDVPHQVWYFQGRLFSPLLKAPFIFNFDIISILGLYGILFSFKRLLKKTLLLNLFIIGYSFSVIIMVIHGRYRAPIVPFLIIYGGFMCVNWWENLRERKYWNLFYSFIALLTLILFINMDKIICITHPKGIYVEGNDRLIIKDNNDRYEDTLITLDPMGKRVKKEFIIDKETTNFNQACITGYFGVDKNEIIFNINGYDTQKINVDSSSFFQTIRVQFNSDILKKGLNSIVIRSTQNSLKIPIDNYYNYGRSYFSSDGIHWQKVNGEYIIQLELIKKEKI